One genomic segment of Ipomoea triloba cultivar NCNSP0323 chromosome 9, ASM357664v1 includes these proteins:
- the LOC116029363 gene encoding ferredoxin--nitrite reductase, chloroplastic-like, protein MASLSAKFVAPSLPNHRNVKLTKSTRLHATPPQTVAPPASGSAEIDSARLEPRVEEKDGYFILKEKFRQGINPAEKVKIEKEPMKLFMENEVEELSKIPFEEIDQSKLSKDDVDSRLKWLGLFHRRKHQYGRFMMRLKLPNGVTSSAQTRYLASVIRKYGKEGCADVTTRQNWQIRGVVLPDVPEILKGLDEVGLTSLQSGMDNVRNPVGNPIAGIDPDEIVDTRPYCNLLSHFITANSQGNPAFTNLPRKWNVCVVGTHDLYEHPHINDLAYMPAMKDGRFGFNLLVGGFFSPKRCAEAIPLDAWVPGDDILPVCKAVLETFRDLGTRGNRQKTRMMWLIDELGIEGFRAEVVKRMPWQALERAAPEDLIKKDWERRECLGVHPQKQEGYSFVGLHIPVGRIQADEMDELARLADQYGSGELRLTVEQNIIIPNVQTANVDALLKEPLLNDRFSPNPPILMKGLVACTGNQFCGQAIIETKARALKITEELHQRVAVNRPVRMHWTGCPNTCGQVQVADIGFMGCLTRKEGKTVEAADVYLGGRIGSDSHLGDVYKKAVPCEDLVPLIVELLVERFGAVRREREEDED, encoded by the exons ATGGCATCACTTTCCGCCAAGTTCGTGGCGCCATCTTTGCCAAATCACAGAAACGTTAAGCTGACTAAGTCCACTCGCCTCCATGCCACTCCGCCGCAGACGGTGGCGCCACCCGCATCCGGATCCGCGGAGATCGACTCCGCGAGACTGGAGCCCAGGGTGGAGGAAAAAGATGGTTACTTTATACTCAAGGAAAAGTTCAGACAGGGCATAAATCCTGCAGAAAAGGTTAAGATTGAGAAGGAACCAATGAAGTTGTTCATGGAAAATGAAGTTGAAGAGCTTTCCAAGATACCCTTTGAAGAGATTGACCAGTCCAAACTTTCTAAGGATGATGTTGACAGTAGACTCAAATGGCTTGGCCTCTTTCATAGGAGAAAGCATCAGT ATGGCAGGTTTATGATGAGATTGAAGCTACCAAATGGGGTTACAAGCAGTGCTCAAACAAGATATCTAGCAAGTGTTATCAGGAAATATGGGAAAGAGGGGTGTGCTGATGTTACAACCAGGCAGAATTGGCAGATCAGAGGAGTTGTGCTGCCTGATGTGCCTGAGATTCTGAAGGGGCTTGATGAAGTTGGGTTGACTAGCTTGCAGAGTGGCATGGACAATGTGAGGAATCCAGTTGGGAACCCTATTGCTGGAATTGATCCTGATGAAATTGTTGATACAAGGCCTTACTGCAATCTGCTCTCCCATTTTATCACTGCTAATTCACAAGGCAACCCTGCTTTTACTAACTT GCCGAGGAAATGGAATGTTTGTGTGGTTGGGACTCATGATTTGTATGAGCATCCCCACATCAATGATCTTGCATACATGCCTGCCATGAAAGATGGGCGGTTTGGTTTTAACTTGCTTGTGGGTGGATTCTTCAGCCCCAAGCGATGCGCTGAAGCCATCCCTCTAGACGCGTGGGTGCCCGGAGATGATATTCTCCCAGTTTGCAAAGCTGTACTGGAAACCTTCCGAGATCTTGGCACTAGAGGGAACAGACAGAAAACAAGAATGATGTGGTTGATTGATGAACTT GGCATAGAGGGGTTCAGAGCAGAGGTGGTGAAGAGGATGCCATGGCAAGCCCTAGAAAGGGCAGCTCCAGAAGATCTGATCAAGAAAGACTGGGAAAGGAGAGAATGCCTAGGCGTCCATCCACAGAAACAAGAGGGCTATAGCTTCGTCGGCCTCCACATTCCCGTGGGCCGCATCCAAGCCGACGAAATGGACGAGCTAGCCCGTCTAGCCGACCAATACGGTTCAGGCGAGCTCCGCCTCACTGTCGAGCAAAACATCATAATCCCCAACGTCCAAACCGCCAACGTGGACGCCCTGCTAAAAGAGCCTCTCTTGAACGACCGATTCTCCCCCAACCCCCCCATTCTAATGAAAGGCTTAGTAGCCTGCACGGGCAACCAGTTCTGCGGGCAGGCCATCATAGAGACCAAAGCCCGCGCCCTGAAGATCACGGAGGAGCTCCATCAGCGCGTGGCCGTGAACCGCCCCGTGAGAATGCACTGGACGGGCTGCCCGAACACGTGCGGGCAGGTCCAAGTCGCGGACATTGGGTTCATGGGATGCTTGACGAGAAAGGAAGGGAAGACCGTGGAAGCGGCTGACGTGTACTTGGGAGGGAGGATTGGGAGTGATTCGCATTTGGGTGATGTGTACAAGAAGGCTGTCCCTTGTGAAGATTTGGTGCCATTGATTGTTGAATTGTTGGTGGAACGGTTTGGTGCTGTTAGACGAGagagggaagaagatgaagattaa
- the LOC116030067 gene encoding putative fucosyltransferase-like protein isoform X1 encodes MASAPPLPIQRHPKMEGGPTSTVSPPYSTNPKKRWSNWLPLFVALVVVAEIGFLGRLDMAKNVDLVNSWADSFYQFTFTASSMSTVPAAADGFTARGGDEAWITAERDPRPGLESCEEWLEKEDTVAYSRDFEKYPIFVHGGEQEWKFCAVGCTFGAQADRTPDAAFGMPQSAGTASILRSMESAEYYAENNIAMARRRGYDIVMTTSLSSDVPVGYFSWAEYDIMAPVQPKTQKALAAAFISNCGARNFRLQALEALEKESISIDSYGSCHRNKDGRVDKVDTLRQYKFSLAFENSNEEDYVTEKFFQSLVAGSIPVVVGAPNIQEYAPCPGSLLHIKNIEDVESVAKTMKHLAENPSAYNQSLRWKFEGPSDSFKALVDMAAVHSSCRLCIHLATKIQEKEENSTNFAKRPCKCTRGSETVYHVYVRERGRFKMESIFLRSTNLTMEAFKSAVLQKFESQNHVPIWKEERPPVLRGGDELKVYLIYPLGLTQRQALYSFRFNGDSEFRKHIESNACAKFEVIFV; translated from the exons atggCCTCAGCTCCCCCACTCCCAATCCAGAGGCATCCGAAAATGGAAGGTGGGCCCACTTCAACTGTGTCGCCGCCGTACTCCACCAATCCGAAGAAGAGGTGGTCCAATTGGTTGCCGTTGTTCGTAGCCCTAGTGGTGGTAGCTGAGATCGGTTTTCTGGGCCGACTCGACATGGCGAAGAATGTTGACCTGGTCAACTCGTGGGCTGACTCCTTCTACCAGTTCACCTTCACCGCCTCGTCGATGTCCACCGTCCCCGCCGCCGCTGACGGTTTTACTGCTCGCGGCGGCGATGAGGCCTGGATCACTGCGGAGCGGGATCCGCGGCCCGGATTGGAGAGCTGCGAAGAGTGGTTGGAGAAGGAGGACACCGTGGCTTATTCGAGAGATTTTGAAAAATACCCAATTTTCGTACACGGTGGCGAACAG GAATGGAAATTCTGTGCTGTGGGGTGTACATTTGGAGCTCAAGCTGACAGGACGCCTGATGCTGCATTTGGAATGCCTCAATCAGCTGGCACAGCTAGTATACTTCGGTCGATGGAGTCTGCAGAATACTACGCTGAGAACAACATTGCTATGGCAAGACG GAGGGGATACGACATTGTAATGACTACAAGTCTTTCTTCAGATGTTCCTGTTGGATATTTCTCATGGGCTGAGTATGACATTATGGCACCAGTCCAACCTAAGACACAGAAGGCTCTGGCTGCTGCATTCATTTCTAACTGCGGTGCTCGCAATTTTCGGTTGCAAGCTCTTGAAGCACTTGAAAAAGAAAGCATCAGCATTGATTCTTATGGCAGTTGTCATCGAAATAAGGATGGCAGAG TGGACAAAGTAGATACTCTGAGGCAGTACAAATTCAGCTTGGCTTTTGAAAATTCCAATGAGGAGGATTATGTTACTGAAAAGTTCTTCCAATCTCTTGTAGCTG GTTCTATTCCTGTTGTGGTTGGTGCTCCAAATATCCAAGAATATGCTCCTTGTCCTGGTTCACTCTTACACATAAAAAACATTGAAGATGTTGAGTCGGTTGCCAAGACAATGAAGCACCTTGCTGAAAATCCGAGTGCATACAATCAGTCTTTAAG GTGGAAGTTTGAAGGTCCATCTGATTCTTTCAAAGCCCTAGTTGACATGGCAGCAGTTCATTCATCTTGTCGTTTGTGCATTCACTTGGCAACAAAGATCCAAGAGAAAGAAGAGAACAGTACAAACTTTGCAAAACGTCCCTGCAAATGTACAAGAGGTTCAGAAACTGTTTATCATGTATATGTACGTGAAAGAGGGAGGTTTAAGATGGAGTCGATTTTCTTAAG GTCAACTAATTTAACAATGGAGGCGTTCAAATCGGCAGTGTTACAGAAGTTCGAGTCTCAAAACCACGTTCCCATTTGGAAAGAAGAAAGACCCCCAGTTCTGCGAGGAGGCGATGAGCTCAAAGTTTACCTCATATATCCTCTTGGCTTGACTCAGAGACAGGCGCTTTATTCTTTCAGGTTTAATGGGGATAGTGAGTTTAGGAAGCATATAGAAAGCAACGCATGTGCAAAGTTTGAAGTCATATTTGTATAA
- the LOC116030067 gene encoding putative fucosyltransferase-like protein isoform X2, translating to MLTWSTRGLTPSTSSPSPPRRCPPSPPPLTVLLLAAAMRPGSLRSGIRGPDWRAAKSGWRRRTPWLIREILKNTQFSYTVANRNGNSVLWGVHLELKLTGRLMLHLECLNQLAQLVYFGRWSLQNTTLRTTLLWQDGGRGYDIVMTTSLSSDVPVGYFSWAEYDIMAPVQPKTQKALAAAFISNCGARNFRLQALEALEKESISIDSYGSCHRNKDGRVDKVDTLRQYKFSLAFENSNEEDYVTEKFFQSLVAGSIPVVVGAPNIQEYAPCPGSLLHIKNIEDVESVAKTMKHLAENPSAYNQSLRWKFEGPSDSFKALVDMAAVHSSCRLCIHLATKIQEKEENSTNFAKRPCKCTRGSETVYHVYVRERGRFKMESIFLRSTNLTMEAFKSAVLQKFESQNHVPIWKEERPPVLRGGDELKVYLIYPLGLTQRQALYSFRFNGDSEFRKHIESNACAKFEVIFV from the exons ATGTTGACCTGGTCAACTCGTGGGCTGACTCCTTCTACCAGTTCACCTTCACCGCCTCGTCGATGTCCACCGTCCCCGCCGCCGCTGACGGTTTTACTGCTCGCGGCGGCGATGAGGCCTGGATCACTGCGGAGCGGGATCCGCGGCCCGGATTGGAGAGCTGCGAAGAGTGGTTGGAGAAGGAGGACACCGTGGCTTATTCGAGAGATTTTGAAAAATACCCAATTTTCGTACACGGTGGCGAACAG GAATGGAAATTCTGTGCTGTGGGGTGTACATTTGGAGCTCAAGCTGACAGGACGCCTGATGCTGCATTTGGAATGCCTCAATCAGCTGGCACAGCTAGTATACTTCGGTCGATGGAGTCTGCAGAATACTACGCTGAGAACAACATTGCTATGGCAAGACGGTGG GAGGGGATACGACATTGTAATGACTACAAGTCTTTCTTCAGATGTTCCTGTTGGATATTTCTCATGGGCTGAGTATGACATTATGGCACCAGTCCAACCTAAGACACAGAAGGCTCTGGCTGCTGCATTCATTTCTAACTGCGGTGCTCGCAATTTTCGGTTGCAAGCTCTTGAAGCACTTGAAAAAGAAAGCATCAGCATTGATTCTTATGGCAGTTGTCATCGAAATAAGGATGGCAGAG TGGACAAAGTAGATACTCTGAGGCAGTACAAATTCAGCTTGGCTTTTGAAAATTCCAATGAGGAGGATTATGTTACTGAAAAGTTCTTCCAATCTCTTGTAGCTG GTTCTATTCCTGTTGTGGTTGGTGCTCCAAATATCCAAGAATATGCTCCTTGTCCTGGTTCACTCTTACACATAAAAAACATTGAAGATGTTGAGTCGGTTGCCAAGACAATGAAGCACCTTGCTGAAAATCCGAGTGCATACAATCAGTCTTTAAG GTGGAAGTTTGAAGGTCCATCTGATTCTTTCAAAGCCCTAGTTGACATGGCAGCAGTTCATTCATCTTGTCGTTTGTGCATTCACTTGGCAACAAAGATCCAAGAGAAAGAAGAGAACAGTACAAACTTTGCAAAACGTCCCTGCAAATGTACAAGAGGTTCAGAAACTGTTTATCATGTATATGTACGTGAAAGAGGGAGGTTTAAGATGGAGTCGATTTTCTTAAG GTCAACTAATTTAACAATGGAGGCGTTCAAATCGGCAGTGTTACAGAAGTTCGAGTCTCAAAACCACGTTCCCATTTGGAAAGAAGAAAGACCCCCAGTTCTGCGAGGAGGCGATGAGCTCAAAGTTTACCTCATATATCCTCTTGGCTTGACTCAGAGACAGGCGCTTTATTCTTTCAGGTTTAATGGGGATAGTGAGTTTAGGAAGCATATAGAAAGCAACGCATGTGCAAAGTTTGAAGTCATATTTGTATAA
- the LOC116030937 gene encoding ABSCISIC ACID-INSENSITIVE 5-like protein 7 translates to MMGSYLDFKNFVEIPQPEGNGGKPASLFPLARQSSIYSLTFDELQTTFSGLGKDFGSMNMEDLLKSIWTAEESQPFQACCVGAGDNGSVPGGNLQRQGSLTLLRTLSQKTVDEVWKDFQKDSGATKDCGYGGSSFGQRQSTLGEMTLEEFLFKAGVVREEMVPNSVGFGSSVTQLNSMGFQEITDNNSAAIPGASSNSRLSAGATRSTQQQPLQHHQQLQLHQPLFPKQTTLTFASPMQLGNNAQQASSGARRRPALGMPSPPHNTNPVQGELIHGSANSMAGLRQNGAAGGGGGGSPGIPLSSDVALNSNLGMSSLSPTPYAFNEGGRGRRACNSIEKVVERRRRRMIKNRESAARSRARKQAYTIELEAEVEKLKEINQELMKKQAEFLEKRKNQMREKMFVPWESKPRCLKRTLTGPW, encoded by the exons ATGATGGGGTCATACTTGGACTTCAAGAACTTTGTGGAGATACCACAGCCAGAAGGTAATGGAGGGAAGCCAGCCAGTCTTTTCCCTTTGGCTCGACAATCTTCGATATACTCCTTGACATTTGATGAGCTCCAGACTACATTTAGCGGACTTGGGAAGGATTTCGGGTCTATGAATATGGAGGATCTGTTGAAGAGCATTTGGACTGCCGAGGAATCTCAACCCTTCCAGGCATGTTGTGTTGGTGCAGGAGATAATGGTAGTGTCCCTGGTGGGAACTTGCAGAGACAAGGCTCTCTAACGCTGCTCAGGACGCTCAGTCAGAAAACTGTGGATGAAGTGTGGAAAGACTTTCAGAAAGACAGTGGTGCCACCAAAGATTGTGGCTATGGTGGATCAAGCTTTGGCCAAAGACAATCTACTTTGGGGGAAATGACACTGGAAGAGTTTTTGTTCAAAGCAGGGGTTGTAAGAGAAGAAATGGTTCCAAATAGTGTTGGATTTGGCAGCAGTGTGACTCAGCTGAATAGTATGGGATTTCAAGAAATCACAGATAATAACAGTGCTGCCATTCCTGGTGCATCATCTAATTCAAGGCTTAGTGCAGGAGCCACCAGATCTACCCAGCAACAACCTTTGCAGCATCATCAACAGCTTCAGCTTCACCAACCACTTTTTCCTAAACAGACAACCTTGACCTTTGCCTCTCCAATGCAACTAGGAAACAATGCTCAGCAGGCTAGCTCAGGAGCAAGGCGGCGTCCTGCTCTTGGAATGCCAAGTCCTCCACATAACACTAATCCTGTTCAGGGAGAACTTATCCATGGCAGTGCGAATAGCATGGCAGGATTACGCCAAAATGGGGCtgcaggaggaggaggaggaggatccCCTGGAATTCCATTGTCTTCAGATGTGGCTCTTAATAGTAATCTGGGCATGTCATCCCTATCCCCTACGCCTTATGCATTTAACGAAGGCGGGAGAGGAAGGAGAGCATGTAACTCTATCGAAAAGGTGGTGGAGCGGAGGCGTAGGAGAATGATTAAGAACAGAGAGTCTGCTGCAAGATCGCGAGCCAGGAAGCAG GCCTATACCATAGAGTTGGAAGCGGAAGTAGAAAAGCTTAAAGAAATCAACCAAGAATTGATGAAAAAACAG GCTGAATTTCTGGAGAAGCGGAAAAATCAG ATGAGGGAGAAAATGTTTGTGCCATGGGAAAGTAAACCAAGATGCTTGAAGAGGACGCTTACTGGGCCTTGGTAA
- the LOC116028783 gene encoding thioredoxin M3, chloroplastic-like, with protein sequence MIVLKMASSCATPSSLPLPQTPLRHRSLCSFPSNFPQKVNLRFLLPLQLKRSLKSPSASHLRISCLRDSKAGVVTGKSWNKLVLSSDVPVLVEFYASWCGPCQMVHRVIDEIATDYSGRIKCFVLHADTDLQIAENYDIKAVPVVLLFNNGEKCDSVIGTMPKEFYVAAIERVLSSSQCS encoded by the exons ATGATCGTACTGAAAATGGCTTCCAGTTGTGCCACTCCTTCCTCTTTACCACTCCCGCAGACGCCTCTCCGCCACCGCTCTCTCTGTTCATTCCCGTCCAACTTCCCGCAGAAGGTGAATCTCAGATTCCTGTTGCCGTTACAGCTCAAGAGGAGCTTGAAATCTCCATCTGCTTCCCATTTGCGCATATCTTGTCTCCGTGACTCCAAAG CTGGAGTTGTCACTGGTAAGTCGTGGAACAAATTGGTTCTGAGCAGTGATGTGCCTGTACTGGTCGAGTTTTATGCCAGTTGGTGTGGCCCCTGCCAGATGGTCCATAGGGTGATTGATGAAATCGCAACTGATTATTCAGGAAGAATAAAATGCTTTGTACTCCACGCAGATACCGACTTGCAAATTGCTGAGAATTACGATATCAAGGCAGTGCCAGTAGTCTTGTTGTTTAACAATGGAGAGAAATGTGATTCTGTCATCGGTACCATGCCTAAGGAGTTCTATGTGGCGGCCATAGAGAGGGTCTTAAGCAGTTCACAGTGTTCGTAG